A region of Osmerus eperlanus chromosome 9, fOsmEpe2.1, whole genome shotgun sequence DNA encodes the following proteins:
- the si:dkey-16j16.4 gene encoding uncharacterized protein si:dkey-16j16.4 has product MLKTLTKKLRRHSLNEIHPFQLKISYHGSGEGVESDDSEGENQELAQIDRERRRNCSLTPLATSQQHNQGPLSPARLRRLRLLLDPTLDRHSSEEELERISRGIGDGRKWTSTLHPRHGDHHSSASSDEEVRDLCGCGPASSARPQVEPGACLEASSSPVLFSSSPPRSLKAPPVLLQLQVMQPTARPIILTHFDQSAVPYRKHRHSYGGEPRRPSLDLEKMQQKMLLKKNCGGKTRTIKIRNLTGTRPPPRYAYDPSIFAFRSLSTALPRSPLTLADEPPCV; this is encoded by the exons ATGTTGAAGACTTTAACTAAGAAGTTAAGAAGGCATTCACTCAACGAGATACATCCCTTTCAACTTAAG ATCTCCTACCATGGcagtggagagggagtggagagcgATGATTCCGAGGGGGAAAATCAGGAGCTTGCACAGATTGACCGAG AACGACGGAGGAACTGCAGCCTCACCCCGTTGGCTACGAGCCAGCAACACAACCAGGGCCCGCTCTCCCCGGCCCGCCTCCGccgcctccgcctcctcctagACCCCACCCTGGACCGCCATTCCTCTGAGGAAGAGCTCGAGCGAATCAGCCGCGGCATCGGCGACGGCAGGAAGTGGACGTCGACGCTGCACCCTCGGCACGGCGACCACCACAGCAGCGCCTCCAGCGACGAGGAGGTGCGGGACTTGTGTGGCTGCGGGCCAGCCTCGTCCGCCAGGCCGCAGGTGGAGCCTGGTGCTTGCTTGGAAGCCTCCTCGAGCCCAGTGCTCTTCAGCTCCAGCCCGCCGCGCAGCCTCAAGGCCCCTCCAGTCCTGCTACAGCTGCAGGTGATGCAGCCGACAGCCAGGCCCATCATCTTGACCcactttgaccagtcagcggtgcCCTACAGGAAGCACAGGCACAGCTATGGGGGAGAGCCCAGGAGGCCCAGCCTGGACCTTGAGAAAATGCAACAG AAAATGCTCCTGAAAAAGAACTGTGGAGGGAAAACCAGGACCATTAAGATACGG AACCTGACCGGCACTCGTCCTCCACCCCGATACGCCTACGATCCCTCCATCTTCGCCTTCCGCTCCCTCAGCACGGCCCTGCCTCGCAGCCCGCTCACTCTGGCGGACGAGCCGCCTTGCGTGTGA
- the slc4a1ap gene encoding kanadaptin has product MDTELDTVAAVSIENENENNDKEDETNNAQEPDDPFKKPALFAAPSLLIKRGAVASNTAGKPTHEPSTSEKAQLSATDELHSNDQTAKLNETSLPTPSSDQKTPENADFEDKHEDKAKTHVAPVKPRHDLKARLPKAPPAGKFKPHPPIPYTEPPWGGVAPDNSYSLEILKNGAIVDAIPLTQNSYFVVGRLPVCDISLEHPSISRYHAVIQYRGRSGDDEEVGEERGFYVYDLGSTHGTVVNKNKVPPKTYIRVRVGHVLKFGGSTRLFILQGPDFDEEAESELTVTELRERARKQREILEKRMLEGDLDDSDEEMEEGEEKGDRSRAKLSGKDDSGCSWGMAEEAAPEEDESEENPFATEFQEDQEAAYLKDPKKALQGFYDREGEELEFEYEDKNHGTWLCRVRLPVDDAMGKQLVAEVTHTGKKKEAAILCSLEACRTLEARGLLRQEAVSRKRKKKNWEDEDYYDSDDDTFLDRTGAVEKKRQERMKKAGKIEERPDTYESLVAKLAGVEKELAETQNKLSSAGRDGSHASSEDPLDAFMSEVRKEATMDAVERRKLHVHVADLRKEAQRVRRLVELTRPAQLPSLQPSLEGGSSEPQKPKKSLPLFGAMKGGSKFKLKTGTIGKLPPKRPNLPPELFNMKSLPSGAEEEEEEEEEEGEGKREEKENDNKGMADVPDVQSGPQQPSQTTSPEGSRQHSEEPTQSPKPRGRGPPQRTHVEETTETVDQALVRNVKTTQPSPEGGEEETVAKPGPKKVGKKKAFGPSRAPDTLSAQYPEDDPDYCVWVPPEGQSGDGRTHLNEKFGY; this is encoded by the exons ATGGACACTGAATTGGACACAGTAGCAGCTGTTAGTATAGAAAACGAGAATGAAAACAATGATAAAGAAGATGAAACTAATAACGCCCAAGAGCCAGATGACCCTTTCAAGAAACCAGCTCTTTTTGCAGCACCTTCCCTTCTTATCAAACGTGGTGCTGTTGCGTCAAATACAGCAGGAAAGCCCACTCACGAGCCAAGCACCAGCGAAAAGGCACAACTCTCAGCCACAGATGAATTACATTCAAATGACCAAACAGCTAAATTAAACGAGACGAGTTTGCCCACGCCGAGCAGCGACCAAAAGACGCCCGAAAACGCTGACTTCGAAGACAAACATGAAGACAAAGCGAAGACCCATGTTGCACCTGTTAAACCAAGACACGATCTCAAAGCTAGATTACCTAAAGCACCGCCGGCTGGCAAATTTAAACCTCATCCTCCTATACCGTACACAGAACCCCCATGGGGTGGAGTAGCACCAGATAACTCGTATTCCTTGGAAATCCTCAAAAACGGCGCCATAGTTGACGCCATCCCCCTTACTCAAAATAGTTATTTCGTGGTCGGACGACTACCCGTGTGTGATATTTCCTTGGAACACCCGTCCATCTCCAGATACCATGCGGTCATACAGTATCGTGGGCGCTCAGGTGACGACGAGGaggtgggagaagagaggggattcTACGTTTATGACTTGGGCAGCACGCATGGAACTGTTGTAAACAAAAACAAGGTACCACCGAAGACTTACATCAGGGTACGTGTTGGACACGTCTTAAAATTCGGAGGAAGCACAAGACTTTTCATCCTACAG GGTCCAGACTTTGATGAGGAGGCAGAGTCAGAACTGACAGTGACCGAGTTGCGTGAGCGAGCTAGGAAGCAGCGTGAGATCCTGGAGAAGAGAATGCTCGAGGGTGACTTGGACGACTCTGATGAAGAgatggaagagggggaagagaaaggagacagGTCCCGGGCAAAGCTGTCCGGCAAGGACGACTCTGGCTGCTCCTGGGGAATGG CTGAGGAGGCGGCTCCTGAGGAAGACGAGAGCGAGGAGAACCCGTTTGCCACAGAGTtccaggaggaccaggaggcgGCCTACCTGAAGGACCCCAAGAAGGCCCTACAGGGCTTCTATGACAGAGAAG GAGAAGAGCTAGAGTTTGAATATGAGGATAAAAATCATGGTACCTGGCTCTGTCGAGTAAG ACTCCCTGTGGATGACGCCATGGGAAAGCAGTTGGTTgctgaggtaacacacacagggaagaagAAGGAGGCGGCCATCCTGTGCTCCCTGGAAGCGTGTCGGACCCTTGAGGCCCGGGGGCtgctcagacaggaagcag TTTCCCGGAAGCGCAAGAAGAAAAACTGGGAGGACGAGGACTACTACGACAGTGACGATGACACCTTCCTGGACAGAACCGGCGCTGTGGAGAAGAAGCGTCAGGAGCGCATGAAGAAGGCGGGAAAGATTGAGGAGAGACCGGACACCTACGAGTCACTG GTGGCCAAGCTGGCAGGTGTGGAGAAGGAGCTGGCCGAGACCCAGAACAAGCTGAGTTCTGCAggcagag ATGGTTCCCATGCATCTTCAGAGGACCCCCTGGACGCCTTCATGAGCGAGGTGCGAAAGGAGGCCACGATGGACGCCGTGGAACGCCGCAAGCTCCACGTGCATGTGGCCGACCTGCGCAAGGAGGCCCAGAGGGTccgcaggctggtggagctgacTCGGCCGGCACAGTTGCCCTCGCTGCAgcccag TTTAGAGGGCGGGTCTTCAGAGCCCCAGAAGCCTAAGAAGTCCCTGCCACTGTTTGGTGCAATGAAGGGAGGCAGCAAGTTCAAACTAAAGACCGGCACTATCGGG AAGTTACCCCCGAAGCGACCCAACCTGCCTCCTGAGCTTTTCAACATGAAAAGCCTTCCGTCAGGagcggaggaagaggaagaggaggaggaggaggagggggaggggaagagggaagaaAAGGAGAACGACAACAAGGGGATGGCAGACGTTCCAGATGTTCAGAGCGGGCCCCAGCAGCCCAGCCAAACCACCTCTCCCGAAGGCTCCAGACAGCACAGCGAGGAACCGACACAGTCTCCCAAACCCAGAG GGAGAGGGCCACCACAGAGGACACATGTGGAGGAGACGACAGAAACAGTGGACCAGGCGCTCGTCCGGAATGTAAAGACGACTCAACCAAGTCCAG agggaggtgaggaggagaccgTGGCCAAGCCAGGCCCAAAGAAGGTTGGGAAAAAGAAAGCCTTCGGTCCCAGCAGA GCTCCAGATACTCTATCAGCACAGTACCCTGAAGATGACCCAGACTATTGTGTCTGGGTACCCCCTGAAG GTCAGTCCGGAGATGGCCGTACTCACCTCAATGAGAAGTTTGGCTactag
- the supt7l gene encoding STAGA complex 65 subunit gamma — translation MMRYWGEIPGPAGAPPSRSSFDLLQREFRSVEMQDPPLHQPSAQRPRPTTMLDIPSEPCSLTIHTVQLCQHVRRLRALLTTAQTPGQSLTPSEGSGNRLEEMDALPMSPPTPPAVPDDLLPLDSKAPRHPFQLRHSDPESEFYKGKGEPVTELSWPSCRQLLYQSVATVLAHAGFDSAQESVLETLTDLAHEHYLKLSRLLRVAVDREARLGTSPFPDVVEQVFHEMGIGSVLALQRFWQVRIKDYHSYMLQMSKEMSDEYERLVNPEKALEDSKPPRIKEEPLSDISFPVSEEPEADLASGDQSLPIGVLGAHGERLAGGLEGEHSPHISGGGGANSSPLWPQVKMEPQDGEEGQGSGHHHHHHHGVLGSDVFEEGGPMSTMSESGGGMAPSPGGGSDASYGSHSPDSLMSASPVFNQRTRKRMKKM, via the exons ATGATGCGTTACTGGGGCGAGATTCCTGGACCGGCGGGAGCTCCTCCGAGTCGCAGCTCGTTCGACCTACTCCAGCGCGAGTTTCGCTCCGTAGAAATGCAAGATCCACCTTTGCACCAGCCTTCAGCTCAACGTCCCCGACCCACCACAATGTTGGACATTCCCTCGGAGCCCTGCAGCCTCACAATCCACACCGTTCAGCTGTGCCAGCATGTTCGACGCCTCCGTGCCCTCCTGACCACGGCTCAAACCCCAGGTCAGAGCTTGACCCCCTCAGAAGGCAGTGGAAACAGGCTGGAGGAGATGGATGCCCTACCAATGAGCCCACCCACACCACCAGCTGTTCCAGATGACCTGCTGCCCCTGGACAGCAAAGCTCCTCGGCATCCGTTTCAGCTGCGCCACAGTGACCCGGAGAGCGAATTCTACAA GGGCAAAGGCGAGCCCGTTACCGAGTTGAGCTGGCCCTCCTGCCGGCAACTCTTGTACCAGTCCGTAGCCACTGTGCTAGCCCACGCCGGCTTCGATTCAGCCCAGGAAAGTGTGCTTGAGACCCTTACTGACCTGGCCCATGAGCACTACCTGAAACTCAGCCGGCTGCTCCGGGTGGCCGTGGACCGTGAAGCTCGCCTGGGAACCAGCCCCTTCCCCGACGTGGTGGAGCAGGTGTTCCACGAGATGGGCATTGGAAGCGTGTTGGCTCTGCAGCGCTTCTGGCAAGTGCGCATCAAGGATTACCACAGCTACATGCTCCAG ATGAGTAAGGAGATGTCAGATGAGTATGAAAGACTGGTAAACCCAGAGAAGGCCCTGGAGGACTCCAAGCCTCCCCGGATCAAAGAGGAGCCCTTGAGCGACATCTCCTTCCCTGTCAGCGAAGAGCCCGAGGCGGACCTGGCCTCCGGAGACCAGTCCCTGCCTATAGGGGTACTGGGAGCCCATGGAGAAAGACTGGCCGGGGGTCTCGAAGGGGAACATTCACCGCACATCTCAG GTGGAGGCGGAGCAAACAGCTCCCCCTTGTGGCCGCAGGTGAAGATGGAGCCCCAGGATGGCGAGGAGGGACAGGGGTcaggccaccaccaccaccaccaccacggggTCCTAGGTAGTGATGTCTTTGAGGAAGGGGGGCCCATGTCCACCATGAGTGAGTCCGGGGGAGGAATGGCCCCATCCCCTGGTGGGGGTTCTGATGCCAGCTATGGCTCACACTCTCCCGACTCCCTCATGAGCGCCTCACCCGTGTTCAACCAGAGGACCAGGAAACGCATGAAGAAGATGTGA